In the Candidatus Electrothrix sp. GW3-4 genome, one interval contains:
- the mqnC gene encoding cyclic dehypoxanthinyl futalosine synthase, translating to MQQIADKITAGERISGAEFLLLADKADLYQLGFMANAVRKRLHPEPVVTYVIDRNINYTDICISACTFCAFYKAPEDPNGTVLSKEELLHKIHETQELGGTQILLQGGLHPDLPLEFYEDMLRFIKATGIHIHGFSPPEVCHFAELSGLSVQAVLEQLMAAGLDSIPGGGAEILSDRVREQLAPRKCSADEWIAVMETAHTLGMRTTATMMFGHIETWEERLEHLQRLRDLQDRTSGFTAFIPWPFQPDNTALAEAIHKDQGMEKASAFAYLRMLALSRIFLDNFANVQASWVTQGPKIAQLSLFFGANDFGSTMIEENVVAAAGVHFRLSEQEIRHLVTDAGFTPQQRLMDYTPVRQEAEQEQ from the coding sequence ATGCAGCAGATAGCAGATAAAATCACAGCCGGAGAGCGCATCTCCGGCGCGGAATTCCTCCTCCTTGCCGATAAGGCCGACCTCTACCAACTGGGTTTTATGGCAAATGCCGTGCGCAAGCGCCTCCACCCAGAACCGGTGGTCACCTATGTCATTGACCGTAATATCAACTACACCGATATCTGCATCTCAGCCTGTACGTTCTGCGCTTTTTATAAAGCCCCGGAGGACCCGAATGGCACGGTCCTGAGTAAAGAGGAGTTGCTGCACAAGATCCACGAGACCCAGGAACTGGGCGGCACCCAGATCCTCCTTCAGGGCGGTCTCCACCCGGATCTGCCCCTGGAGTTCTACGAGGACATGCTCCGCTTCATAAAGGCAACCGGCATTCATATCCACGGCTTTTCCCCGCCAGAGGTCTGTCATTTTGCGGAGCTTTCAGGCCTGTCCGTTCAGGCGGTGCTGGAGCAACTCATGGCCGCTGGTCTGGATTCCATCCCCGGTGGCGGGGCTGAGATCCTCTCCGACCGGGTCCGGGAACAGCTGGCCCCGCGCAAATGCTCGGCCGATGAGTGGATTGCGGTCATGGAAACGGCCCATACCCTGGGGATGCGCACCACAGCCACCATGATGTTCGGCCATATCGAGACCTGGGAGGAACGGCTGGAGCATCTTCAGCGCCTGCGTGATCTCCAGGACCGCACCAGCGGCTTTACCGCCTTTATCCCCTGGCCCTTCCAGCCCGACAACACTGCCCTGGCCGAGGCCATCCACAAAGACCAGGGCATGGAAAAGGCATCCGCCTTTGCCTATCTGCGTATGCTGGCCCTGAGCCGCATCTTTCTCGATAACTTTGCCAATGTGCAGGCTTCCTGGGTCACCCAGGGCCCGAAGATAGCCCAGCTCTCCCTCTTTTTCGGGGCCAATGATTTTGGTTCCACCATGATTGAGGAGAACGTGGTCGCAGCAGCAGGGGTTCATTTCCGCCTCTCTGAACAGGAGATCCGGCACCTGGTCACTGATGCGGGCTTCACTCCGCAACAACGGCTCATGGACTACACCCCGGTTAGGCAGGAAGCAGAGCAGGAGCAGTGA
- a CDS encoding amidohydrolase family protein translates to MTDRLIIHRAPWLLPISHPPIADGGLAVQAGKIIGVGRFQEILRSHPGATILEHPETVLMPGLVNAHTHLELSHLAYLTQGPALASFTGWIGHMLAERAKIDADKKTILAAARAVLAQQQAQGVVALADISNTGLIQELAPEFPGHLLCLKEYLGLRAAGLAASLHNLEREQETLSCTAHAPYSTHLDLLQALKQRAAATKQVFSIHVAESLAEHDLISQGKGAMRHFLEERGFWDGSFQPTGKKSKGAFSYLHQHGLLDSQTLCVHGIQVTEQEIELLAESGAKVCLCPGSNRYLGVGRAPVADYLRKDILPALGTDSLTSNPQLSIWREMRLLAEEHPAVEPADILRMATLGGAAALGLDKQLGSLDAGKEAAILAVQLTEPIKMPFSLAEYLVYHNISVSSFTLN, encoded by the coding sequence GTGACAGACCGGCTGATAATCCACCGCGCTCCCTGGTTGCTCCCCATAAGCCATCCACCTATCGCCGACGGTGGGCTTGCAGTGCAGGCCGGGAAAATTATCGGGGTCGGCAGATTCCAGGAGATCCTTCGCAGCCATCCCGGAGCGACAATCCTTGAGCACCCTGAGACCGTGCTCATGCCCGGTCTGGTCAATGCCCATACCCATCTGGAACTCTCCCACCTGGCCTATCTTACCCAGGGGCCTGCCCTTGCCAGCTTTACCGGCTGGATCGGCCATATGCTGGCGGAGCGAGCCAAGATAGATGCGGATAAGAAGACCATCCTGGCCGCAGCCCGTGCCGTGCTTGCCCAGCAGCAGGCCCAGGGCGTGGTCGCCCTGGCTGATATCTCCAACACCGGCTTGATCCAGGAGCTGGCCCCGGAATTCCCAGGACATCTCCTCTGCCTCAAGGAATATCTCGGCCTGCGAGCAGCCGGGCTTGCCGCCTCCCTGCACAACCTAGAGAGGGAGCAAGAAACGCTGTCCTGTACCGCCCATGCGCCCTACTCCACCCATCTTGACCTCTTGCAGGCCCTGAAGCAACGAGCTGCGGCGACAAAACAGGTGTTCTCCATCCATGTTGCCGAGTCCCTTGCTGAGCATGATCTTATCAGCCAGGGTAAGGGAGCAATGCGCCACTTCCTGGAAGAGCGAGGCTTCTGGGATGGGAGTTTTCAACCCACAGGGAAGAAAAGCAAGGGGGCTTTCTCCTACCTCCATCAGCACGGTCTGCTTGACAGCCAGACCCTTTGTGTACATGGTATCCAGGTGACGGAGCAGGAGATAGAGCTGCTTGCGGAAAGCGGGGCAAAGGTCTGCCTCTGTCCGGGGAGCAATCGCTATCTCGGGGTGGGCAGGGCCCCGGTGGCGGACTACCTGCGCAAGGACATCCTGCCTGCCCTGGGCACGGACAGTCTGACCAGTAATCCCCAGCTCTCCATCTGGCGGGAGATGCGCCTGTTGGCAGAAGAGCATCCCGCTGTTGAGCCAGCAGATATTCTGCGCATGGCGACCTTGGGCGGGGCTGCTGCCCTGGGCCTGGACAAACAGCTGGGATCCCTGGATGCGGGAAAGGAGGCGGCAATTCTGGCTGTTCAGCTGACCGAACCTATTAAGATGCCTTTTTCTTTGGCGGAATATCTGGTATATCACAACATATCCGTTTCTTCATTTACCTTGAACTGA
- a CDS encoding AAA family ATPase, with protein sequence MKFPYGIVDFRKIRRESYFYCDRTDKIPLLEEISNQLFIRPRRFGKSLLLSMLENYYDILRKDEFDQLFGELTIGTAPTPLRNSYLILRFDFSCVDASGDAQAMKKSLDGHISSCIEGFAMRYQDIGLAEISIDANDALRSLESLVHAVAHAGQQIYLFIDEYDNFANEVMISAQTADDRYAALVHEAGPLKTLFKTLKALTSSSVIDRMFLTGVSPIVLSDITSGYNIAADIYLEPEFNDLCGFREEELGKALTEIARQCEYEPEKAQEAIEMARTWYKGYMFTATKGEQVYNPTLSLYFLQQFQKSGSFPRNMLDANLATNESKLTYIAQLPEGRQLLMDLARQEHQVLIPDVSKRFGIQEMLSKASKDQTFLASFLYYFGVLTIGGESEDLHLILQVPNLVVQGMYVDRIRQMLLPEPEERDQGRTAARLVSQQGEMQPLCDFMEQHYFQVFHNRDYRGANELTIKTAFLTLLYNDLIYVMDSEPELERRYADLCMLIRPDRRHGKVFDILIAFEFVPLHQIGLSEEKARTLSPAALRVLPAIKQALQNAAEQVEQYGDILEQKYDKLRLQRFAVVSLGFERLVFKKMEGAQAQIPS encoded by the coding sequence ATGAAATTCCCCTATGGTATCGTTGACTTTCGTAAGATCCGCCGTGAATCCTATTTCTACTGTGACCGAACCGACAAGATCCCCCTCCTGGAGGAGATCAGCAACCAGCTCTTTATCCGTCCCCGCAGATTCGGCAAAAGCCTGCTCCTCTCCATGCTGGAGAATTATTACGATATCCTGCGCAAGGATGAGTTTGATCAGCTCTTTGGTGAGCTCACCATTGGCACGGCACCAACGCCTCTCCGTAATTCCTATCTGATCCTGCGCTTTGATTTTTCCTGCGTTGATGCCAGTGGCGATGCCCAGGCCATGAAAAAATCCCTGGACGGTCATATCAGCAGCTGCATTGAAGGATTTGCCATGCGGTATCAGGACATAGGATTAGCGGAAATCAGCATCGATGCAAACGATGCCCTGCGCAGTCTTGAATCCCTGGTGCATGCCGTGGCCCATGCTGGCCAGCAGATCTATCTCTTTATTGACGAATACGATAATTTTGCCAACGAGGTCATGATAAGCGCGCAGACAGCGGATGATCGCTACGCTGCCCTGGTTCATGAGGCCGGGCCGTTGAAGACCCTGTTCAAGACCCTTAAGGCCTTGACCTCATCATCAGTTATTGACCGGATGTTCCTCACCGGCGTGTCCCCCATCGTGCTCAGTGACATCACCAGTGGCTATAATATTGCCGCAGATATCTATCTGGAACCGGAGTTCAACGACCTCTGCGGCTTTCGGGAAGAAGAACTGGGCAAAGCGCTGACCGAAATCGCCCGGCAATGCGAGTATGAACCAGAAAAGGCCCAAGAGGCCATAGAGATGGCCCGAACCTGGTATAAGGGCTATATGTTCACAGCCACGAAGGGCGAACAGGTCTATAATCCAACCTTGAGCCTCTATTTTTTGCAGCAGTTCCAAAAGAGCGGCTCTTTCCCCCGTAATATGCTGGATGCCAACCTGGCCACCAACGAGAGCAAACTCACCTACATCGCCCAGCTCCCTGAGGGGAGACAGCTCCTCATGGACCTTGCCCGCCAGGAGCACCAAGTCCTGATTCCCGATGTGAGCAAACGCTTTGGCATTCAGGAGATGTTGAGTAAGGCCTCCAAGGACCAAACCTTTCTGGCTTCCTTCCTCTACTATTTCGGCGTCCTGACCATAGGCGGAGAAAGCGAGGACCTGCATCTGATCCTGCAGGTTCCTAACCTGGTCGTCCAAGGCATGTATGTAGACCGCATCCGCCAGATGCTCCTGCCGGAACCAGAGGAACGGGATCAGGGGCGGACTGCGGCCCGTTTGGTCTCTCAGCAAGGGGAGATGCAACCCCTGTGCGATTTCATGGAACAGCATTATTTCCAGGTCTTCCATAACCGAGATTATCGTGGGGCCAATGAGCTGACGATCAAGACGGCCTTTCTCACCCTCCTCTATAATGACCTGATCTATGTCATGGACTCTGAGCCGGAGCTTGAGCGGCGCTATGCAGACCTCTGCATGCTTATCCGTCCTGACAGACGGCATGGCAAGGTCTTTGACATCCTGATAGCGTTCGAATTCGTCCCCCTGCACCAGATCGGGCTGAGCGAAGAAAAGGCACGGACCTTGTCGCCAGCGGCCCTTCGTGTCTTGCCAGCCATAAAACAGGCGCTTCAGAATGCAGCGGAACAGGTCGAGCAATACGGTGATATCCTGGAACAGAAATACGATAAGCTCCGCCTGCAACGCTTTGCCGTGGTTTCTCTCGGATTTGAACGACTGGTGTTTAAAAAAATGGAGGGGGCCCAGGCCCAGATACCATCATGA
- a CDS encoding menaquinone biosynthesis protein: MIRLGMVNYINTAPIYEVWKEQVQRPDWPVTEAPPTRLNQLLAAGELDLGFVSCYEYAARPEQYQIMADLSISATGPVGSVFMFSTIPPEELDGKPVLMTGQSDTSVWLLRIILEDFFEVKPDYIRGEIFAQRSPEKEEPAAVLAIGDEALRLATKENSPFPVQIDLAEFWHQQTGLPFVFSICAVREEFLTTAEEAARELHQTLLSCRDQGGKRLAEIAARVAPRIPMDPAACLSYLQAMEYDLGPAKREALEAFFSRLIRHGAASAKALPLKIFS, translated from the coding sequence ATGATACGCTTGGGCATGGTGAATTACATCAACACCGCTCCAATCTATGAGGTCTGGAAGGAGCAGGTGCAGCGCCCGGACTGGCCTGTGACCGAGGCCCCGCCTACCCGGCTCAATCAACTGCTGGCAGCTGGCGAGCTGGACCTGGGTTTTGTCTCCTGCTACGAGTATGCAGCCCGGCCAGAGCAGTATCAAATCATGGCCGATCTCTCTATCTCCGCCACCGGGCCGGTGGGCAGCGTGTTTATGTTCTCCACCATCCCACCGGAGGAGCTGGATGGCAAGCCGGTGCTCATGACCGGCCAGTCGGACACCTCGGTCTGGCTGCTGCGAATTATCCTGGAGGATTTTTTCGAGGTCAAACCGGACTATATCCGAGGCGAGATCTTTGCTCAGCGCAGTCCAGAGAAAGAGGAACCCGCAGCTGTGCTCGCCATCGGTGATGAGGCCCTGCGGTTGGCAACCAAGGAAAACTCGCCCTTTCCTGTCCAGATCGATCTGGCAGAATTCTGGCACCAGCAGACCGGCCTGCCCTTTGTCTTTTCCATCTGCGCCGTGCGGGAGGAGTTCCTCACCACCGCAGAGGAGGCAGCACGGGAACTCCATCAGACCCTGCTCTCCTGCCGTGACCAGGGCGGGAAACGTCTGGCAGAAATCGCTGCACGGGTGGCCCCTCGTATCCCCATGGACCCGGCCGCCTGTCTCAGCTATCTCCAGGCCATGGAATACGATCTCGGCCCGGCAAAAAGAGAGGCCCTGGAGGCCTTCTTCAGCCGTCTGATTCGGCACGGGGCAGCATCTGCCAAGGCCCTGCCCTTAAAAATCTTCTCATGA
- a CDS encoding ubiquinone/menaquinone biosynthesis methyltransferase, which produces MPTASHETKKEYVRQTFASISHRYDFLNGLLSLLFDRCWRWHIVRLLADLPEGPVLDLCAGTLSLSREIARQNPNRHIYALDFCENMLRAGVQKLQDDPHSSRISPLCGDGEAIPTLGDIFCGCTVAFGMRNLINRQQCLAEIHRVLRPEGRLLILEFSRPTNRLFKPIYRCYLHHIMPCIAGVCAENREAYKYLAQSIALFYEPKELLAMMRAAGFTQVERRQLTLGIVSIYVGKK; this is translated from the coding sequence ATGCCCACGGCCTCTCATGAAACAAAAAAGGAGTATGTGCGCCAGACCTTTGCCTCTATCAGCCATCGCTATGATTTCCTCAACGGCCTGCTCTCCCTGTTGTTCGACCGCTGTTGGCGCTGGCACATCGTCCGCCTGCTCGCGGATCTCCCGGAAGGCCCGGTGCTGGATCTCTGCGCAGGAACCTTATCCCTGTCCAGGGAGATAGCCCGGCAGAACCCGAATCGGCACATCTATGCCCTGGACTTCTGCGAGAATATGCTCAGGGCTGGGGTGCAAAAACTCCAGGACGATCCCCACAGTTCCAGAATCTCTCCTCTCTGCGGAGATGGAGAGGCCATTCCGACTCTCGGGGATATCTTTTGTGGTTGTACCGTGGCCTTTGGGATGCGAAACCTTATCAATCGCCAACAATGCCTGGCAGAGATCCACCGGGTTCTCCGCCCCGAGGGCAGGCTGCTGATCCTGGAGTTCTCCCGTCCAACCAACAGGTTGTTCAAACCGATCTACCGCTGCTATCTCCATCATATCATGCCCTGCATCGCCGGAGTCTGCGCAGAAAACCGAGAAGCATACAAATATCTTGCCCAATCCATTGCTTTGTTTTATGAACCAAAGGAGCTCCTTGCCATGATGCGGGCGGCAGGCTTCACCCAGGTGGAGCGCAGGCAGCTGACCTTGGGGATTGTTTCAATCTATGTAGGAAAAAAGTAG
- a CDS encoding NACHT domain-containing protein: MSELPDNGLNISRPVALWNREIKAEPRKLLLGIGKMLVEGAMLDFSDAASAALDTLDAAGLRKNPGELAWLLIYRALSAALVELVKNYVDLFRNPPKEDELDNISSQFEQAMAEANVTITLNFFDRPGDLSLLRNLHSPLTDWLQGLGATSADAEQIACRLPDYFIFTLHQTWRKAPQDYAALTQYFDSPFTEATEELRNWQLYAQHLQRQVSDRMFAEAFGVDKVYVPLRAYYEEKEQGDERGQALELQRDQVKRIVVDLEAKFRSWVNNFRKETAVRFISGGPGSGKSTFAKIFAAKIAKETDIPCLYIPLHLFAATDNLIPAMENHIRNNPFLSGNPLDAKTGKDRLLIIFDGLDELALQGKAASEVANSFVDEVLRRILEGNSFGNQRQVIITGRTIAVQSVATKLREAKQISSVLPYFVEEEERKEFHDPDELLAEDQRQIWWRQYGEAAGKDYAGLPAELDRKHLAEITAQPLLNYLVALSYDGKTFTFTDETTLNQIYAHLIKKVYCRQYEEGGRISACAGDLQESEFLRVLEEIALAVWHGDGRTATVSSIQEKFKAGGKPPGR; the protein is encoded by the coding sequence ATGAGCGAACTTCCTGACAACGGACTCAATATCAGCAGACCGGTTGCTCTCTGGAACCGGGAGATCAAGGCGGAACCGCGCAAGCTCCTGCTCGGCATCGGCAAGATGCTGGTGGAAGGGGCAATGCTGGATTTCAGCGACGCTGCCAGTGCTGCTCTGGATACCTTAGACGCGGCGGGCCTGCGAAAGAACCCCGGCGAACTGGCTTGGCTGCTGATCTATCGCGCTCTGTCCGCCGCCTTGGTCGAGCTGGTAAAGAATTACGTTGATCTGTTCCGCAATCCGCCGAAAGAGGATGAGTTGGATAATATTTCCAGCCAGTTTGAACAGGCAATGGCAGAGGCGAATGTCACTATTACCCTGAATTTCTTTGACCGGCCCGGTGACCTTTCCCTGCTCAGGAATCTGCACTCCCCCTTGACCGACTGGCTGCAAGGACTCGGAGCGACAAGCGCAGATGCAGAACAGATTGCCTGCCGTCTGCCGGATTATTTTATTTTTACCCTGCACCAGACCTGGCGCAAGGCCCCACAAGATTACGCCGCCCTGACCCAATATTTTGACAGCCCGTTCACCGAGGCGACAGAAGAGCTGCGGAACTGGCAGCTCTACGCCCAGCACCTGCAACGGCAGGTCAGCGACCGGATGTTTGCCGAGGCATTTGGCGTGGATAAGGTCTATGTGCCGCTGCGGGCCTATTACGAGGAAAAGGAGCAGGGAGACGAGCGCGGGCAGGCTCTGGAACTGCAACGGGACCAGGTCAAGCGGATCGTGGTGGATCTGGAAGCCAAGTTCCGCAGCTGGGTAAATAACTTCAGGAAAGAAACCGCTGTCCGCTTCATCAGCGGTGGGCCGGGGTCAGGCAAGTCCACCTTTGCCAAGATCTTTGCCGCCAAAATCGCCAAGGAAACCGATATCCCCTGCCTGTACATTCCTCTCCATCTCTTTGCTGCCACGGACAACCTGATCCCGGCAATGGAGAACCATATCCGTAACAATCCGTTCCTGTCCGGCAATCCGCTGGATGCCAAGACAGGCAAAGACCGCCTGCTCATTATCTTTGATGGCCTGGACGAACTGGCTTTGCAGGGCAAGGCCGCCTCGGAGGTGGCCAACTCTTTTGTTGATGAGGTGCTGCGTCGCATTCTGGAGGGCAACAGTTTTGGCAACCAACGGCAGGTCATCATCACCGGGCGCACCATTGCTGTGCAGTCCGTGGCAACCAAACTGCGTGAAGCCAAGCAAATCAGCTCTGTGCTGCCCTATTTTGTCGAGGAAGAGGAACGGAAAGAATTTCATGACCCGGACGAACTGCTGGCCGAGGATCAGCGGCAGATCTGGTGGCGGCAATACGGCGAGGCTGCGGGCAAAGACTATGCGGGCCTGCCTGCGGAGCTGGATCGCAAACATCTTGCCGAGATCACGGCCCAGCCCCTGCTCAATTACTTGGTTGCCCTCAGCTATGACGGCAAGACCTTCACCTTTACCGACGAAACCACCCTGAATCAGATCTATGCCCACCTTATCAAGAAAGTGTACTGCCGTCAGTACGAAGAGGGCGGTCGGATCAGTGCTTGCGCCGGTGATTTGCAGGAGAGCGAGTTTCTTCGAGTGCTGGAGGAAATCGCCTTGGCTGTCTGGCACGGGGATGGGCGCACCGCCACGGTTTCGAGTATTCAAGAAAAATTCAAGGCAGGCGGAAAACCGCCAGGAAGGTGA
- a CDS encoding pentapeptide repeat-containing protein, giving the protein MDEDLLRFISNEFQTMTQENLLALQSMVRNLLSYTINQGLPFPDEFLGKGFKEHLRLARNAEEALLAVHFYIAELTKQVSRLELASDIAFGNWISRVRGMHAYPSWLGHLDLSGYDLSAQNFIAANFAMSHFNKANLSYSIFLLANLRGVKLEKARLIRANLIGANLVGANFKGANLSLADLRGAKLEVANLDGANLDGAIFTGTILENKDS; this is encoded by the coding sequence ATGGATGAAGACCTTCTGCGTTTCATCAGCAATGAATTCCAAACTATGACGCAGGAGAATCTACTTGCCTTACAGTCTATGGTTCGTAACTTGTTGAGCTACACTATCAATCAGGGTCTGCCCTTTCCTGATGAATTTCTTGGCAAAGGTTTTAAGGAGCATCTGCGCTTGGCCCGGAATGCAGAAGAGGCCTTGCTGGCTGTGCATTTTTACATTGCGGAGCTGACCAAGCAGGTTTCAAGATTGGAGTTGGCATCAGATATAGCCTTCGGGAATTGGATTTCTCGGGTGAGGGGGATGCATGCCTATCCAAGCTGGTTAGGGCACTTGGATTTATCCGGCTATGATCTTTCGGCCCAGAATTTTATTGCGGCAAACTTTGCCATGTCTCATTTTAATAAAGCAAACTTGTCTTATTCAATTTTTCTACTCGCAAACTTGAGAGGGGTGAAGCTGGAAAAGGCGCGACTTATAAGAGCTAATTTGATAGGTGCAAACCTTGTAGGAGCCAATTTCAAGGGTGCAAACCTTAGTTTGGCTGATTTGCGAGGTGCAAAGCTGGAAGTGGCAAATTTGGATGGAGCCAATTTAGATGGTGCCATTTTCACAGGCACCATTCTGGAAAACAAGGATTCGTAG
- a CDS encoding RNA-binding domain-containing protein, producing MKQPDILSQIALGEDSTRQFKADVKNVESLAAEMAAFANTNGGTIFIGVADDGSTPGLSQKDVSRINQLISNAASQGVRSPLTVETENLALENSRLVIVLRVPKGIDKPYFDKNGIIWLKTGSDKRRVNSKEELRRLFQITSQFHADELPTKAGIDKVDKLRFRDFLRDVYEIEYPDSIEKRTRLLQNMNLTTDDGNLNLGGLLMFGEQPELIMPQFVVKGIRYPGNEIHASDYMDTEDFVGPLPKIFADVLAFIMRNLHKVQAGRGVNSPGIPEVPKTVFEELLVNALVHRDYLVSAAIRVFIYDNRIEIISPGHLPNNLTVEKIRAGNANIRNPILVSYAAKGLLPYHGLGSGIKRALSAWSDIEFQDDHEGCLFTAIIYRKPLEELNGSNATQMKQEKK from the coding sequence ATGAAACAACCAGACATCCTCTCCCAAATAGCTCTCGGCGAAGACAGCACCCGGCAGTTCAAAGCGGATGTAAAAAACGTCGAATCCTTGGCCGCAGAGATGGCCGCTTTTGCCAACACCAACGGCGGCACCATCTTTATCGGCGTGGCCGATGACGGCTCCACTCCCGGACTTTCGCAAAAGGATGTGAGCCGAATCAACCAGCTGATCAGCAATGCCGCCAGCCAAGGCGTTCGCAGTCCGCTGACTGTGGAAACCGAAAATCTGGCTTTGGAAAACAGTCGTCTTGTGATCGTGCTGCGGGTTCCCAAGGGAATCGACAAGCCCTATTTTGACAAGAACGGCATCATCTGGCTCAAAACAGGCTCAGATAAACGCCGGGTCAACTCCAAGGAGGAACTGCGCAGATTATTTCAGATTACTTCCCAGTTTCATGCCGACGAACTCCCCACCAAAGCAGGCATCGACAAAGTAGACAAGCTCCGTTTCCGGGATTTCCTCCGGGATGTCTACGAAATCGAATACCCTGATTCCATCGAAAAACGAACCCGCCTGCTGCAAAATATGAATCTGACCACCGATGACGGAAACCTCAATCTGGGTGGATTGCTGATGTTTGGCGAACAACCGGAATTAATCATGCCTCAATTTGTGGTCAAGGGCATCCGCTATCCCGGCAATGAAATTCACGCCTCAGACTACATGGACACCGAGGATTTTGTCGGCCCCCTGCCAAAGATCTTCGCCGATGTCCTGGCCTTTATCATGCGCAATCTCCACAAAGTACAGGCCGGGCGGGGGGTGAATTCTCCAGGCATACCAGAGGTGCCCAAAACAGTCTTTGAAGAATTACTGGTCAATGCCCTGGTCCATCGAGATTATTTAGTCAGCGCGGCCATCCGGGTGTTTATCTATGACAACCGCATTGAAATCATCAGCCCAGGTCACCTGCCCAATAATCTGACCGTGGAAAAAATCCGTGCGGGCAACGCCAATATCCGCAATCCCATCCTGGTTTCCTACGCCGCCAAAGGGTTACTGCCGTATCATGGCTTAGGCTCCGGCATCAAACGGGCCCTTTCCGCATGGTCAGATATTGAATTTCAGGATGATCATGAGGGCTGCCTGTTTACCGCAATAATCTATCGGAAGCCATTAGAAGAGCTCAACGGGTCAAACGCAACCCAAATGAAGCAGGAAAAAAAATGA
- a CDS encoding UbiX family flavin prenyltransferase gives MTNMTNGSPHPQRLILAITGATGMLYVTALLDLLADQDLEVDAIISDSGKKVLRLEQDLTPEDLPGVSRWFAAGDFTAPPASGSARYEAMIILPCTVGTLGALASGFSGNLIHRAADVTLKERRPLILAVRETPLNRTHLHNMLTLHDAGATICPPMPSFYLHPPDLQVMARQFASRICDQIGLHLQGMPRWQGV, from the coding sequence ATGACCAACATGACAAATGGAAGCCCCCACCCACAACGCCTCATCCTTGCCATCACCGGGGCCACCGGCATGCTCTATGTCACCGCCCTGCTCGACTTGCTCGCGGACCAGGACCTGGAGGTGGATGCAATCATCTCCGATTCCGGCAAGAAGGTCCTCCGCCTGGAGCAGGACCTGACCCCGGAAGACCTGCCCGGTGTCAGCCGCTGGTTTGCTGCGGGCGACTTCACGGCCCCGCCCGCCTCGGGCTCGGCCCGTTACGAGGCCATGATCATCCTCCCCTGCACCGTGGGTACCCTGGGTGCCCTTGCCAGCGGTTTTTCCGGCAACCTGATCCACCGGGCTGCGGACGTCACCCTCAAGGAACGACGCCCCCTGATCCTGGCGGTGCGCGAGACCCCGCTCAACCGCACCCATCTCCACAATATGCTGACCCTCCATGATGCCGGGGCCACCATCTGCCCGCCCATGCCCTCTTTTTATCTCCACCCCCCTGACCTCCAGGTCATGGCCCGCCAGTTCGCCAGCCGCATCTGCGACCAAATTGGCCTCCATCTACAAGGAATGCCGCGCTGGCAGGGCGTTTGA
- a CDS encoding neutral zinc metallopeptidase: protein MRWQGRRKSENIEDRRNMRVSGAGGFGNNSSMLRLLPMAVKFLGFKGTVIAVLCLGAYGLFSGNLGSMLALLGLQQGPSISTSRGPVQETGAEKELVDFISVILADTETTWSALFQQKGKAYQEPHLVLFRDAVKSACGLAQSATGPFYCPGDQQVYIDLSFFDELKNRFKAPGDFAQAYVITHEIGHHVQKLLGISDKVHSARKKVGKRESNQLSVLQELQADCFAGVWAYHNQDMLEAGDVEEGLAAASAIGDDRLQKQAKGYVSPDSFTHGSSAQRVQWFKTGLTSGRMESCNTFRKN from the coding sequence ATGCGTTGGCAGGGAAGACGAAAGAGCGAGAATATCGAAGACCGACGCAATATGCGGGTCTCCGGGGCAGGTGGCTTTGGTAACAACAGCAGCATGTTGCGCCTGCTGCCAATGGCGGTCAAATTCCTCGGCTTTAAGGGGACGGTTATCGCGGTCCTCTGCCTGGGTGCTTACGGTTTGTTTTCCGGGAATCTCGGGAGCATGTTGGCCCTCCTGGGACTCCAGCAAGGCCCATCCATCAGCACCTCCAGGGGACCAGTTCAAGAGACTGGGGCAGAAAAGGAGCTGGTTGATTTTATCTCCGTAATTCTCGCTGATACCGAAACAACCTGGTCTGCCCTGTTCCAGCAAAAGGGAAAGGCCTACCAGGAGCCTCATCTGGTCCTCTTTCGCGATGCGGTGAAATCTGCCTGCGGCCTGGCCCAATCTGCCACTGGCCCCTTCTACTGTCCCGGTGACCAACAGGTCTATATCGACCTTTCCTTTTTCGACGAACTGAAAAATCGTTTCAAGGCACCAGGCGACTTTGCCCAGGCCTATGTTATCACCCATGAGATCGGCCACCATGTGCAAAAACTGCTCGGCATCTCGGACAAGGTCCATTCGGCCCGGAAAAAAGTCGGCAAAAGGGAAAGCAACCAGCTTTCGGTCTTGCAGGAGCTCCAGGCCGACTGTTTTGCCGGTGTCTGGGCCTATCATAATCAGGACATGCTGGAAGCAGGAGATGTGGAAGAGGGCCTTGCTGCGGCCAGTGCCATTGGTGACGATCGCTTACAAAAACAGGCCAAAGGATATGTCAGCCCGGACTCCTTTACCCACGGCAGTTCAGCCCAGCGGGTCCAGTGGTTCAAAACCGGTCTGACCAGCGGCAGGATGGAGAGCTGCAACACCTTCAGGAAGAACTAG